In Asterias rubens chromosome 17, eAstRub1.3, whole genome shotgun sequence, the genomic window gttgcttctctccTCCACCCCTGGAGATTGTGATTGATTTTGCTTTATAGTGTGCTTCATATTCGGCAGCACACCGTCTGTACACTACAccccatggagctgagatggtttaaggaatgaattaattGGCCCACAGTGGCCATTGTATGTTTGCACTTTGTATGTTTTTAGACGGGCATTGAATTTCACTGTCGGCCTATTAGTGAATCATGTGTGACGATAAAACACAGACTGTTGACTATTATTCGATATATTAAAAAGCCTAATGCTAACTTTTTACCAGCCTCGTGACCACGTTCTACTGTAACACTGACTTGTCAAACTGTCGTAATTTCTTTTACAGTTAAGCATAATGTGTAATGTAAAAATACGCGGGTTCGACTTCAACAAGTACCCACCCCACGTACGGACCGTACACACGTACACGTGGAAAATCATCATCATACGCGTAAGtataacttaaagacagtggacactattggtaattgtcaaaaactagtcttcacagttggtgtatctcaacatatgcataaaataacaaacctgtgtaaatttgagctcaaatcggtcgtcaaagttgcgagataataatataagaaaaaacaccattgtcacacgaagttgtgtgctttcagatgcttgatttcgagacctcaaattctaaacttgaggtctcgaaatcaaattcgtggaaaattacttctttctcgaaatctatgtcactttagagggagccgtttctcacaatgtttcatactctcaacagctctctccattgctcattaccaaggattttttttatgctagcactattttgagtaattacgaaccCGTCTAACAAAGCATTCTAGCTGCTACCACGTTTCTTAACCGCAAAATCCGGAGCGGTTGACGGTCGTTTTGTGATTGATTTCAAACGCGTGTCCGATTCGCATCAGTTGTATGTTCAACTAAGGCCGGACGACCACATTGTAAATGGTGTCATTTTTGTAACGGAGAGAATTTCAAATCCTGAAGCGATTCATCAGAagtcatttttgtttgaagGGTTTTggttcacacaaaaaaacacattgtccacagattcacattaaagggtctatgtaacttttgtaggacaaaaaacacaatgtccacagacttacactaaacttacacagttctaaacttgatgtctcgaaatcgaattcgtggaaaataatgctaataattatttgtagtaattaccaatagtgtccactgcctttaaataccatTAATTTTGCTGCTTTAAATTTTCTTCTTTAAACAGGAGGCTTTGAAAGAGTTTGGCGTCATCTTTTACGGAGACTCGTCAGTCCGCTTTAAGGGTAACCTACGGACCCTCTTCCCGCTCCTTCGCCACAACCACGGCTTCATGTTTCACATTCACAGCTTCGACCCCAAACTCCCCAAGAAAATAAAGCACCAATATTACTTCACAAACGCCAAAATGTATTCTGAGTTAGGCGTGGATAGAGTGGAGTACTTCAACGCTAAGCAAGCCGCACCCCACATCTCGGCTGGGCGAGTTCTCATCGCGAATAACTCGATGATTTGGGAGAAAGTCTTCGATCCTTGGCTTGAATGTGGCATGAAGAATAAATGTATCGCGCCGGCAGGATCCAAGTATGGAATACATCGTTATGATGCTTCGGCGTTGGCCATTATCGTCTATAAAAATCTCAGGTACATGTGGACTGAGGAGAACAATAATTCTGAGGAGTTCGACACCATTGTTGAAATAGTACGAGGAAAAAGTGATGCGAACGTTAAATATTGTCCGAAAAATGCCCCACACTGAAAATTGTTATTTGGCTTCTACtactgtgtgttttgttctTACTCGGGACTTatattaacaataacaacaatagaAGCGTGCATATCCGTCACCCATGTGACGCTCTATGCGCTTCAATtacagtgtaggcctactttccTGTAAGGTATGTTGGACTACGTTATGTAATGctcatgtccgtcactcagtgacgctcaatgcGCTTCAATTACAGTGTATGCCTACTTTTCTGTAAGGTATGTTGGACTACGTTATGTAATGctcatgtccgtcactcagtgacgctcaatgcGCTTCAATtacagtgtaggcctacttttctGTAAGGTATGTTGGACTACGTTATGTAATGctcatgtccgtcactcagtgacgctcaatgcgctttaaaggcagtggacacaattggtaattgtcaaaagactagccttcacagttgatgcatttcaacatattatgcataaaataacaagcctgtgaaaatttgagctcaatcggttatcgaacttgcgagataataatgaaagaaaaaacacccttgtcacacgaagctgtgtgcgtttagatggttgatttcgagacctcaagttctaaatctgaggtctcgaaaccaaattcgtggaaaaatacttctgtctcgaaaactatggcacttcagagggagccgtttctcacaatgttttataccatcaacctctccctattactcgtcaccaagaaaggttttatgctaataattattttgagtaattaccaatagtgtccactgcctttaacatacagtGTTTTCCTCTACAAGGTATTTGTGACTAcgattgaattatgagacctaaacCTTTTACATATAACACCATGTCATGgtgtacaaggtgctgcggggcattatgcagccaatcaaaccggGGCGAAGGCCTCATCTGTTCGATggagtgcactgggttctttttacgtgcgttacacacaGCACACGGGAACAACGACTTTAGGTCTAATCCGAGAGTGTTCGACAAGAGATTGAACTCAGATTGAACTTTTATGTAAAGTTTTCTTTAGTCAATTAACCAATTGCACTGTTCCCTTAAAGGTTGGTGGTGGGTTGTTTTTGTCAACAATGCTGATAATACACAACATCATCAGTAGGTGAATATTATAGTGTCtacttgtgaaaaaaaagtacttattttattttgttttaaatgttgagACATAACTCTCTGTTGGCAGGGGTCGTCCAGGGTAAGACAAAGAtagaaaggaaagaaaaaagggaaataaaacATCAAAGCGATGAGCCCTCCTAGACCCCGCCAACAAAATGGCATAAATTATATATAAagtgtagaaaataaaagataTGAATATTGCAATATTTTCGTTTCACCCCTTAGGAATCTTTATATAATAGGGATTATTTATGTTTTAGGAAAAAAACTTATCCAAATCTTTTACTTTGTAATGGGAATCATAGATAACAATTTATTAACATAATCAAGCATACAAATTACTTAGAGATTTcgatgtaattttttaatttgccaAATAGAGGTAcggcattttttgtttaacaaaataaaccattaaattaattattgatGTGTGTTATTTGTCTGACGGTACACAGCAATTATTATCCAGTTCAAATTGTAAGGCCTTATTTTTAGCCATACGTAGTCGGCCTTTAAATTAGCAGAGTGTATAAACGACGTGGCCTGAGACACCACGTGTTAATATCGAGCCACAGAGActagacttcctgcaggcacgatttgaaCACAACCTaatggattaaaggcagtggacacttttggtgattgtcgaaggctagccttcacagttggtgtatctcaacataagcatacaataactaacctgtgaaaatttgagctcaatcggtcatcaaaagttgccagataataatgaaagaaaaaacaccctggtcacaccaagttgtgtgcgtttagctggttgatttcgagacctcaggttctaaatctgaggtctcgaaattaaattcgtggaaaattacttctttctcaaaaactatggcacttcagagggagccgtttctcacaatgttttataccatcaacctctacctattactcgtcaccaagaaaggttttatgctaataattattttgagtaattaccaatagtgtccactgcctttaaaacatacaatcttatattatattttatggagattgcactgtctaattcatATCAACTTTTGATAGAAAAATAGGGCACATTTCAAAAGCTTGGATTaatatgtggaaattatgacacaaaatgtaaactttcccatgggaccagtgcagtatcttgcctaccagactagccaaagaatgtTAAAGGTTACACCTATTATAGGCGCGTATTATTAATCTGCAGAAGCTGTTGCGAATTAGGACGCTGTTCGACCAGTGCATTGTTAAAtcgaatacatgtacatgtacactgcaaaATCTGGGATGCTAAAATTGGCACCATGGACGTATACAGAGAGAATCAAAACTGACATGATGGATATTAGAATAACGCCGATTTAcacatgtatttttattttttgcagaaACTAGTTTATGTCATAGTTAGACACCATGGACGTTGCCAAAGAAAACTATAAAAATAAATCTGCAGGTTTTAGTAGTGGTCTGAAAATACATTTGATaggttttcaagaggctgagattGGTCTTCAGaggtgacctcagaccaatcaaaacaaaatcagctaTGGTAGCTTTAGTCACTGCATTGATCCAATTATATCATTGTATCTAATGGATCACCATGAGCGTGGAGCTACACCTCCATGATCTGAGTAGtagcaagtacctgtctttaaccttgcggataaagacaggggcccagtctaccctCTCGTCTGCTTCAAGTTGACATtctgccctctgttgacgatAACAGACCAATCATCAAAccaagggtgcgttcgtttagcttccctggggcgaccccggtgtgtggcgttttttcctttttccaggacaaacttgtgcagataattacccactttcgtcctggaaaaaaaaccgtcacacaccggggtcgacccagggaagctaaacgaacgcaccccaaATAATTATGATGGTAATGTGCCTCATATTTATcattttgaatgaaatgaaagaatTTCCAGCGTTGTTCCCTCACACGTCACAAAATCTCCCCCAAGTGGCCATTTCAACAGGGTGCTGTCTGAAAGTTAACGTCATTAACCACGTAATACTCACAATAACTCAACCTTCAAATGACATCTTTTTTAGGACCAAGGACGTAAACGTTTAATACAAATCAACGGGAAATAGGGTCGTTAGACTTGATGACCTTTTTGTATACCTTGAAAAAGTCTCGATTTGTTTCACCATGACGTCTTTTTGTACAAATTCACTGAGCTGTAAACACCCGCTGCAATTTTGGAATGATTTATTAACCCGCATTACAGTTGTGAAATGCATCACACTTAGTTGTGTATCCAGTGTCCATTACACGGTCTATTAACTGCGCggcggtaattactcaaaataattattagcacaaaacctcacttggcgatgagtaatggggagaggttgatggtataaaacattgtgagaaacggcaccctctgacgtgacatagtttttgagaaagaagtttttttccacgaatttggtttcgagactttaagtttagaatttgaggtcatgaaatcaaccatcgcaaagcacacaacttcgtgtgacaagggtgtcttttctttcattattatctcgcaacttcgatgaccagttgagctcaaattttcacaggttttgttattttgagcatatgttgagatacatcaactgtgaaggctagtctttgacaattaccaatagtgtccactgtctttaataacaaAGAACAGTGTTGGGGAGAATTGGGAATCGGGCATAACCAGAATAGTCAAAGCTTGTGGTAGGCATTGCCcagataaacaaaaaacagtggaCTAAACATGAACATTTACAAGCATACTGATtggtataattatatttaactAAAAGACAGAATAGACCGTAATGCGGTTTGGGTAGTTTTTGAACGACACAAAAACACCATGTCCacaaattaacattaaactATAACACGCTTTGAAGGTCATGATGgtacaaagcttcccttaaaatattacttgctgtaagcttgtagttttcaagaaataaaacAGAGAAGTTAGTCTAAGAAGACGAACatagcatgtacaacgtactttacgcgactctcctaaaaataaaaaaagttctgatgttcactttttaaaaaaaccaaaacttgacgactattGAAGGTGAAACGTGTACAGGTAAATTTTATTACATAGCATACATCTTCGTTCATAGTTAGTTGGGATCCGTCTCATGGCCaacaacttgatctacaaaaggtatcaaaccctgtaaagacagtggacactattggtaattactcaaaataattatcatcgtAAAAcaacttgattacgagtaatggggagaggttgatggtataaaacattgtgagaaacagctccctctgaagtgacgtagttttcgagaaagaagtaattttccacgaatttgatttcgagacctcaagtttagaatttgaggtctcgaaatcaaacatcagaaagcacacaacttcgtgacacaaggttttttcttctttcgttattatctcgcaaattcgacgaccgattgaactcaaattttcacaggtttgttgttttatgcatatgttgagatacaccatctgtgaagactagtctttgacaattaccaatagtgtccactgtctttaacgttGAGACAAAGTATACGGGCAACTTGATATGTAAAAGTGCATCCCAGCCCATCGCACAGGATATTCAGCTAATGGCAACAGGCTCCACAAAGTGTCATCAGAGTCAATTCTTAAATAATGTTTCAAAAAAGACTTAGTAATTTATTTCCACACTGGATGATGATGTATTGACTGTATTTGATGGTTCACCCAACGCAGACGCACACACGTTTGTGAGATTACTTGTATAGTCACACCGTTCAATGATTGACGAATGCTGTTTTTGCGAGTACTTCTTCATTAAAAAGTTTGATCCTTGAGGCAGAAGCTTTAGACGTTAGCTGCAAACAGTGTATACAGTCCCATCATTCAATGAAATCTGGCTGCAAGGCCGTTTCCGACTTAGCGGCTATGGACGTGGCTATTCATATCCCCCTTAATAACAATCTTAGCGCCAGCCATAGCCGCAACTTTTGACATTATTccgtataaaaacaaattgaaaaatggaTGTTGTCTCCAAAACCTCAATGAACAGAGGTATAAAGTTTCATGGAAgcttttaaactatttttggaATGGCGGAATCATGTCATAGATGTGGAGACTGGCTAGCCAGGCTGCTTCCAGTTACTTGAGGTTTATTGAGAATTTGTGGTTAACCTGTAATGTACGAGTATCACTTGGGACATAAAGATCAGTAGCATCATAAAAGCTaattaaaatgaaacattttgatgAAGCAGTGGTGATTAATGAGGTTACAAAATGACAAGGGGGTGGGTGAACTCTTTTCTACACTTAATGTCCTTGTACATAGAGTGACTATCTTTCGTGTGCGGCAACATCATGACAAAAACCGGTGTTGTGTAAAAacccgacgtttcgatcagtatgcctGTTCGTCATCAGAACCTACCAATAAATTAGTCACTTTGTGATTAAAAAGCCAGGCAGGCTGATCGTGCTATTATTGGATTCGCCCCCTCTGGCTCCAGTACTGAGACAGAAACACCAATTGATTAAGCCAGTTTTCACACTTCATATTAACGACTGCGTCACAATGCTGTACTCTCAAAATATATAGTTCCAGTGATGTATTATACGGTGACAACCGGAAACTGTGGGTGTTTTTAATTACTTGTGTATGTATCAAGTGATATCAATCCGCCGACATGGTTTATGCGCGTGCGCACATATGCAATGATGTCGTAagcatgacgtcataaccatGTACATATTTAAATCACTTCGGGTGTAACCTTTTCTTTATAAAGTGGTGCAAGCTTTCCAAGCAACAACACTGTCGATATTGTTCACACACGAAACGCCACAACGAAGTTGCACAACGCAAGTAGCCCGATCCACGTAGTTCATCAACGCATATTGCTATCAAATGTACCATCGCAGTTGGTACCACAGCCTGGTCGTGTATACATACAACTTGAGATAACAACAGTCGCGTCTGACTTGGATGAGAgtgtgaaaaaaacacatttggaGAGTCTTAAAACTGTATTTATTTGCTGCTTCGCACCAACTGCTGGCTTACACCGACCAAAAGGTAAGCACACTGATAaactacactctaaaaactaaagagttgaatccaacactagcat contains:
- the LOC117301503 gene encoding uncharacterized protein LOC117301503 isoform X4, which translates into the protein MTKLIRIVARNFLLSRSRKVFLVFVLGLVALIPLLIYRDIGNRSVQRNVDQVHIFAKPEDHDTGQAGQSNTTTAMTKTTRPVPELDLGRPPSHLTNVSEMTDLDAMFERMVIVTAVSDNHVKEAMGMIASAQQYMPNTPIYLYDLGLKNETYKKLSIMCNVKIRGFDFNKYPPHVRTVHTYTWKIIIIREALKEFGVIFYGDSSVRFKGNLRTLFPLLRHNHGFMFHIHSFDPKLPKKIKHQYYFTNAKMYSELGVDRVEYFNAKQAAPHISAGRVLIANNSMIWEKVFDPWLECGMKNKCIAPAGSKYGIHRYDASALAIIVYKNLRYMWTEENNNSEEFDTIVEIVRGKSDANVKYCPKNAPH
- the LOC117301503 gene encoding uncharacterized protein LOC117301503 isoform X5, translated to MDWGTSITRNFLLSRSRKVFLVFVLGLVALIPLLIYRDIGNRSVQRNVDQVHIFAKPEDHDTGQAGQSNTTTAMTKTTRPVPELDLGRPPSHLTNVSEMTDLDAMFERMVIVTAVSDNHVKEAMGMIASAQQYMPNTPIYLYDLGLKNETYKKLSIMCNVKIRGFDFNKYPPHVRTVHTYTWKIIIIREALKEFGVIFYGDSSVRFKGNLRTLFPLLRHNHGFMFHIHSFDPKLPKKIKHQYYFTNAKMYSELGVDRVEYFNAKQAAPHISAGRVLIANNSMIWEKVFDPWLECGMKNKCIAPAGSKYGIHRYDASALAIIVYKNLRYMWTEENNNSEEFDTIVEIVRGKSDANVKYCPKNAPH
- the LOC117301503 gene encoding uncharacterized protein LOC117301503 isoform X3, which produces MAKIIMSIASITRNFLLSRSRKVFLVFVLGLVALIPLLIYRDIGNRSVQRNVDQVHIFAKPEDHDTGQAGQSNTTTAMTKTTRPVPELDLGRPPSHLTNVSEMTDLDAMFERMVIVTAVSDNHVKEAMGMIASAQQYMPNTPIYLYDLGLKNETYKKLSIMCNVKIRGFDFNKYPPHVRTVHTYTWKIIIIREALKEFGVIFYGDSSVRFKGNLRTLFPLLRHNHGFMFHIHSFDPKLPKKIKHQYYFTNAKMYSELGVDRVEYFNAKQAAPHISAGRVLIANNSMIWEKVFDPWLECGMKNKCIAPAGSKYGIHRYDASALAIIVYKNLRYMWTEENNNSEEFDTIVEIVRGKSDANVKYCPKNAPH
- the LOC117301503 gene encoding uncharacterized protein LOC117301503 isoform X1, with translation MSTALHVALVLPRTFCNHTNLSSESITRNFLLSRSRKVFLVFVLGLVALIPLLIYRDIGNRSVQRNVDQVHIFAKPEDHDTGQAGQSNTTTAMTKTTRPVPELDLGRPPSHLTNVSEMTDLDAMFERMVIVTAVSDNHVKEAMGMIASAQQYMPNTPIYLYDLGLKNETYKKLSIMCNVKIRGFDFNKYPPHVRTVHTYTWKIIIIREALKEFGVIFYGDSSVRFKGNLRTLFPLLRHNHGFMFHIHSFDPKLPKKIKHQYYFTNAKMYSELGVDRVEYFNAKQAAPHISAGRVLIANNSMIWEKVFDPWLECGMKNKCIAPAGSKYGIHRYDASALAIIVYKNLRYMWTEENNNSEEFDTIVEIVRGKSDANVKYCPKNAPH
- the LOC117301503 gene encoding uncharacterized protein LOC117301503 isoform X2; protein product: MTKLIRIVASITRNFLLSRSRKVFLVFVLGLVALIPLLIYRDIGNRSVQRNVDQVHIFAKPEDHDTGQAGQSNTTTAMTKTTRPVPELDLGRPPSHLTNVSEMTDLDAMFERMVIVTAVSDNHVKEAMGMIASAQQYMPNTPIYLYDLGLKNETYKKLSIMCNVKIRGFDFNKYPPHVRTVHTYTWKIIIIREALKEFGVIFYGDSSVRFKGNLRTLFPLLRHNHGFMFHIHSFDPKLPKKIKHQYYFTNAKMYSELGVDRVEYFNAKQAAPHISAGRVLIANNSMIWEKVFDPWLECGMKNKCIAPAGSKYGIHRYDASALAIIVYKNLRYMWTEENNNSEEFDTIVEIVRGKSDANVKYCPKNAPH